From the genome of Aquila chrysaetos chrysaetos chromosome 12, bAquChr1.4, whole genome shotgun sequence, one region includes:
- the LOC115349248 gene encoding afadin- and alpha-actinin-binding protein isoform X1, with translation MGDWKTITVPVLSSDSKNIFQYTSEKKISPPSMNSQVLRLPLPSSKSMHSFFSAFCTEENIEQSISYLNRELTTLGFPSIYAESKGKELNLISIINCMNELLVLQHKNLRAQEEVEMQHLKLGSDMDHLQNCYAKLKEQLELSKREIVGLQERDRQLQSKNRNLHQLLKNEKDEVQKLQNIISSRATQYNHDMKRKEREYNKLKERLHQLVMNKKDKKIAMEVLNYVGRADGKRGAWRTDKTEARNEEEMYKVLLSDYEQRQNQLLVENAELKKVLQQMKKEIISLLPPQKQKPKERPEDGPVLSDLEEDIGELNKENMWELSCETVREQLTNSIRKQWRMLKNHVEKLDNQVSRVHSGALNEKDVISREDHELETEKLELEIQQCKEMIKTQQQLLQQQLMSPCDDDTTLLLQDCYLLEERERLQEEWRLFREQKKNFEKERRSFTEAAIRLGLERKAFEEDRGAWLKQQFLSMSTDYKHSENVTTPSAFLGSSDQDNQLVKSASQQRKPYCTLSGPVSAEPCQTSQYITRNSSTAASTKPAGDSKPNQWVESDKEETE, from the exons ATGGGAGATTGGAAGACTATTACTGTGCCAGTGCTGTCATCAG atagcaaaaatatctttcaatatacctcagaaaaaaagatatctcCCCCAAGCATGAACTCACAAGTGCTACGCTTGCCACTGCCTTCATCCAAAAGCATGCACAGCTTTTTCAGTGCCTTCTGCACAGAAGAGAATATTGAGCAGAGTATATCGTATCTCAACAGG GAATTGACAACATTGGGCTTTCCTTCTATTTATGCGGAgtccaaaggaaaagaattaaatttaatatCTATCATAAATTGCATGAATGAATTGCTTGTACTGCAGCACAAGAACCTTCGAGCTCAGGAAGAAGTAGAAATGCAGCATCTGAAACTGGGTAGTGATATGGATCACTTACAGAACTGCTATGCTAAATTAAAG GAACAGTTGGAATTATCTAAAAGGGAAATAGTTGGACTTCAGGAAAGAGACAGACAACTgcaaagcaagaacagaaatttgCACCAGTTACTTAAAAATGAGAAGGATGAA GTACAGAAGTTACAGAACATAATTTCAAGTCGAGCTACACAGTACAATCATGatatgaagaggaaagaaagagaatataACAAATTAAAGGAACGCTTACATCAACTAGTCATgaacaaaaaggacaaaaagataG CTATGGAAGTTCTAAATTATGTTGGTAGAGCTGATGGGAAGAGAGGTGCATGGAGGACTGATAAGACAGAAGCCAG aaatgaagaagaaatgtaCAAAGTTCTGTTAAGTGATTATGAACAACGCCAAAACCAGCTTTTAGTGGAAAATGCTGAGCTGAAAAAAGTTCTTcagcaaatgaagaaagagaTTATTTCACTTCTCCCACCCCAGAAACAGAAACCTAAAGAAAGGCCTGAAGATGGGCCA gTGCTGTCAGACCTGGAGGAAGATATTGGAGAGTTAAATAAAGAGAATATGTGGGAACTGTCTTGTGAAACTGTGCGAGAGCAGCTTACCAACAGCATTAGAAAACAATGGAGAATGCTGAAAAATCATGTTGAAAAGTTAGATAACCAAG TGTCACGTGTGCATTCAGGAGCTTTGAATGAAAAAGATGTCATTTCAAGAGAAGACCATGAGCTGGAAACTGAAAAGCTAGAGTTAGAGATTCAGCAATGTAAAGAAATGATCAAAACTCAGCAACAGCTCTTACAG cagcagcttatGTCTCCATGTGATGATGACACCACTCTATTACTACAGGACTGCTATTTGTTGGAAGAAAGAGAGCGTCTTCAGGAAGAATGGAGACTATTTcgagaacaaaaaaagaattttgagaAGGAACGAAGAAGTTTTACAGAAGCTGCTATTAGATTAGGACTTGAG AGAAAGGCATTTGAAGAAGATAGAGGAGCGTGGCTGAAGCAACAGTTCTTAAGTATGTCTACTGATTACAAGCACTCTGAAAATGTGACAACTCCAAGTGCCTTCTTAGGAA GTTCTGACCAAGACAATCAGTTAGTGAAATCTGCGTCTCAGCAAAGAAAACCTTACTGTACGTTGAGTGGTCCTGTTTCAGCAGAACCTTGCCAGACATCTCAGTATATTACACGTAACAG TTCCACTGCTGCATCAACAAAACCTGCTGGAGATAGCAAGCCAAATCAGTGGGTGGAAAGTGACAAAGAGGAAACAGAGTAA
- the LOC115349248 gene encoding afadin- and alpha-actinin-binding protein isoform X2 encodes MGDWKTITVPVLSSDSKNIFQYTSEKKISPPSMNSQVLRLPLPSSKSMHSFFSAFCTEENIEQSISYLNRELTTLGFPSIYAESKGKELNLISIINCMNELLVLQHKNLRAQEEVEMQHLKLGSDMDHLQNCYAKLKEQLELSKREIVGLQERDRQLQSKNRNLHQLLKNEKDEVQKLQNIISSRATQYNHDMKRKEREYNKLKERLHQLVMNKKDKKIAMEVLNYVGRADGKRGAWRTDKTEARNEEEMYKVLLSDYEQRQNQLLVENAELKKVLQQMKKEIISLLPPQKQKPKERPEDGPVLSDLEEDIGELNKENMWELSCETVREQLTNSIRKQWRMLKNHVEKLDNQVSRVHSGALNEKDVISREDHELETEKLELEIQQCKEMIKTQQQLLQQQLMSPCDDDTTLLLQDCYLLEERERLQEEWRLFREQKKNFEKERRSFTEAAIRLGLERKAFEEDRGAWLKQQFLSSDQDNQLVKSASQQRKPYCTLSGPVSAEPCQTSQYITRNSSTAASTKPAGDSKPNQWVESDKEETE; translated from the exons ATGGGAGATTGGAAGACTATTACTGTGCCAGTGCTGTCATCAG atagcaaaaatatctttcaatatacctcagaaaaaaagatatctcCCCCAAGCATGAACTCACAAGTGCTACGCTTGCCACTGCCTTCATCCAAAAGCATGCACAGCTTTTTCAGTGCCTTCTGCACAGAAGAGAATATTGAGCAGAGTATATCGTATCTCAACAGG GAATTGACAACATTGGGCTTTCCTTCTATTTATGCGGAgtccaaaggaaaagaattaaatttaatatCTATCATAAATTGCATGAATGAATTGCTTGTACTGCAGCACAAGAACCTTCGAGCTCAGGAAGAAGTAGAAATGCAGCATCTGAAACTGGGTAGTGATATGGATCACTTACAGAACTGCTATGCTAAATTAAAG GAACAGTTGGAATTATCTAAAAGGGAAATAGTTGGACTTCAGGAAAGAGACAGACAACTgcaaagcaagaacagaaatttgCACCAGTTACTTAAAAATGAGAAGGATGAA GTACAGAAGTTACAGAACATAATTTCAAGTCGAGCTACACAGTACAATCATGatatgaagaggaaagaaagagaatataACAAATTAAAGGAACGCTTACATCAACTAGTCATgaacaaaaaggacaaaaagataG CTATGGAAGTTCTAAATTATGTTGGTAGAGCTGATGGGAAGAGAGGTGCATGGAGGACTGATAAGACAGAAGCCAG aaatgaagaagaaatgtaCAAAGTTCTGTTAAGTGATTATGAACAACGCCAAAACCAGCTTTTAGTGGAAAATGCTGAGCTGAAAAAAGTTCTTcagcaaatgaagaaagagaTTATTTCACTTCTCCCACCCCAGAAACAGAAACCTAAAGAAAGGCCTGAAGATGGGCCA gTGCTGTCAGACCTGGAGGAAGATATTGGAGAGTTAAATAAAGAGAATATGTGGGAACTGTCTTGTGAAACTGTGCGAGAGCAGCTTACCAACAGCATTAGAAAACAATGGAGAATGCTGAAAAATCATGTTGAAAAGTTAGATAACCAAG TGTCACGTGTGCATTCAGGAGCTTTGAATGAAAAAGATGTCATTTCAAGAGAAGACCATGAGCTGGAAACTGAAAAGCTAGAGTTAGAGATTCAGCAATGTAAAGAAATGATCAAAACTCAGCAACAGCTCTTACAG cagcagcttatGTCTCCATGTGATGATGACACCACTCTATTACTACAGGACTGCTATTTGTTGGAAGAAAGAGAGCGTCTTCAGGAAGAATGGAGACTATTTcgagaacaaaaaaagaattttgagaAGGAACGAAGAAGTTTTACAGAAGCTGCTATTAGATTAGGACTTGAG AGAAAGGCATTTGAAGAAGATAGAGGAGCGTGGCTGAAGCAACAGTTCTTAA GTTCTGACCAAGACAATCAGTTAGTGAAATCTGCGTCTCAGCAAAGAAAACCTTACTGTACGTTGAGTGGTCCTGTTTCAGCAGAACCTTGCCAGACATCTCAGTATATTACACGTAACAG TTCCACTGCTGCATCAACAAAACCTGCTGGAGATAGCAAGCCAAATCAGTGGGTGGAAAGTGACAAAGAGGAAACAGAGTAA